The Acidobacteriota bacterium genomic sequence CTGCTTCACCTGTGAGGATCAAGGAAACGCTGAAAAGGCATGCCATGAAGAATACAAGTAGCAAACGTGCGATACCGTTAAATGCGACATTTTTCCTTCCCATAAGTCCTTTAATCATAAGATTGAGGATACATGAATAAGCAGAAATTATAATACAAATCGGTATGTTCGCAATTTTATTACAATTTTCACAAGCTTATCTTACGAAAGAGGACTCTGAAAGTTTCTTCATGAGGCTCGCCACAATGTGTCGAGCCGACAGGAGAGGCGATCACTGCAGGAAGCCATATTTTTTCATCTTGTAGCGAAGGGCATCGCGACCGATGTTGAGGAGTTTGGCAGCGTGTGTCTGATTCCATCGTGTCTTTTCGAGCGCCTGTTTCACGAGTTCCTTCTCGACCTCCTTCAGGGATGTGCCGCTCTCGGGAAGGACGAGCCCTTTTTCTCCTTGTGGTCGGACTTCTTCCTTCTTTGAAAAGAACATGTCCCTGGGAAGGTCTTCGACCTCGAAGACTTCACCCCCTCCGAGGATCATCAACCTCTCAACAACATTCCTAAGCTCTCTGATGTTTCCCGGCCAGTCGTAATGGACCATGAAGTTCATCGCATCATCGGAAAACCTGGGGATGGTCTTCCTCTTGAACTCGCTGGAAAAGATCTTTATGAAATGATCGGTGAGTGCGGGGATGTCCTCCTTCCTCTCTCTCAGGGGTGGCATGTGGAGCGGGATGACCCTCAACCGGTAATAGAGATCTTCCCGGAATTGTCCTTGCCTGACGGCCGTCTCCAGATCCTTGTTGGTAGAAGCTATGACGCGGACATCCACCTTGATGTCCTTGATCCCACCGACCCTCTTGAACGCCTTCTCTTCAAGGAAGCGGAGCATTTTCGCCTGGAGTGTCAGCCCCATATCGCCGATCTCATCGAGAAAAACTGTCCCTCCATCGGCTAATTCCAGAAGCCCTTTCTTCAGTATCTTCGCGTCGGTGAATGCTCCTTTCTCGTGGCCGAAAAGCTCGCTCTCCAGGAGGGTCTCCGGGAGTGCCGAGCAGGTGATGTTCATAAAGGGCTTGTCGAAACGGTCGCTTGAGAAGTGAATGAGCTTGGCCATCAGGTCCTTGCCGGTGCCGCTTTCCCCCTTGATGAG encodes the following:
- a CDS encoding sigma-54 dependent transcriptional regulator translates to SYPDTMTIMMTAYSSISNAVEAIKLGAHDYINKPFSHDDLIIKIKNALETTRLKRELKRYQEDQRRNYGIENIIHESKAMREIHNLVNKIASSATTTVLIKGESGTGKDLMAKLIHFSSDRFDKPFMNITCSALPETLLESELFGHEKGAFTDAKILKKGLLELADGGTVFLDEIGDMGLTLQAKMLRFLEEKAFKRVGGIKDIKVDVRVIASTNKDLETAVRQGQFREDLYYRLRVIPLHMPPLRERKEDIPALTDHFIKIFSSEFKRKTIPRFSDDAMNFMVHYDWPGNIRELRNVVERLMILGGGEVFEVEDLPRDMFFSKKEEVRPQGEKGLVLPESGTSLKEVEKELVKQALEKTRWNQTHAAKLLNIGRDALRYKMKKYGFLQ